A window of the Trichoderma asperellum chromosome 4, complete sequence genome harbors these coding sequences:
- a CDS encoding uncharacterized protein (BUSCO:EOG092D0XW1) gives MAKHSKKSKGPQRSNDDAARLQNGMSQITSQIEAKLNGNSQKRKNPPTEASGKQKHRKQRDSEGAPATNGTSDDKDALLAEIKALGGDEEDWHLINEVASDDEVASGSKAPVDKSLKDELAALSKELGFSGIMPNDASDEEEEEEEEEEEEEEEEEDNDDSEEEVSNKNKNKNKGNSENSKAPKEKGPAENEMRRVEGLIFEPRADWHAARLAQLPGPQVDDIGPFISAINSLKEHGKYLLETEAAKYRTTIFASSSHKFLATIMTSGTLTDKISALTLACQESPVHNIRAFDSLMNLASKKSRAQAIGAIGALVDMLGPGTVLPSDRRLRNFQAQPGLLGSLQRASAKTWAPSQPLPGKITQAHLISWAYEDWLKDTYFKMIQLLEVWCSDEIEYSRMRAVDFVYALLKDKPEQESNLLTLLVNKLGDRDRKISSRASYLLLQLQNSHPGMKPIIVRTIEQEILLRPSADHRARYYAINTLNQTILSNKEPAVAESLLRIYFGLFATILKTGKLGIPTEDEPNKAQKSGKGSSGKKGKQAKAAAPPVPDAEAADKLVSALLTGVNRAAPFVGTNDTVLERHLDTLFKIAHSANFNTGIQALLLIQHLSTTRSLGSDRFYRTLYESLLDPRLISSSKQALYLNLLLRALKNDVDVRRVKAFAKRMLQVSGLHQPPFVCGLLYVISHLRQTFPDISTLVEEPEESVFDDEAPEDRPTYDGRKRDPVHSNAHRSCLWELVPIQQHFHPAVEKFASALLDRNQKMMKPDMESHTLIKFLDKFVYRNAKASDTRGASIMQPLKAAKDIGDIWLGGGRTSASTTQVNSAAFWNKKADDVAAEDVFFHKYFQHVSKEPKESTKKARAAGEEDGDEDAEEDEIWKALVNAQPDIDEDASDAGFDDLDELDMASDDDSSPALSLDGDEDEDDEDDMGVEFNDFSDEEDDDEEDGLVAPDVAESDEEKGDKRKARRKMLKGLPTFASVDDYAELLAGEEEDL, from the exons ATGGCGAAACATTccaagaaaagcaaagggcCACAGCGCTCGAATGATGATGCAGCTCGCCTTCAGAATGGGATGTCCCAGATCACTTCTCAAATTGAAGCCAAGTTGAACGGCAATTCACAAAAGCGAAAGAATCCGCCTACTGAAGCCTCTGGCAAGCAGAAACACCGAAAGCAGCGCGATTCCGAGGGCGCACCGGCCACGAACGGTACCAGCGATGATAAGGATGCTTTATTGGCCGAGATCAAGGCCCTGgggggagatgaagaggactgGCACCTGATCAATGAAGTTGCAtctgatgatgaagttgCTTCAGGGTCAAAGGCACCGGTAGACAAGAGCCTGAAGGATGAGCTAGCAGCTCTTTCGAAGGAACTTGGTTTCTCCGGAATTATGCCAAATGATGCtagcgatgaagaggaggaggaggaagaagaggaagaagaagaggaagaggaagaggaagataaTGATGACAGCGAGGAGGAGGTCagcaacaagaacaagaacaagaacaagggCAACAGCGAAAACTCCAAAGccccaaaagaaaaaggaccTGCAGAGAACGAAATGCGAAGGGTTGAAGGCCTG ATTTTCGAGCCGCGCGCGGACTGGCACGCTGCCAGGTTGGCTCAACTGCCTGGACCTCAAGTCGATGACATTGGTCCCTTCATTTCGGCCATAAACTCACTGAAAGAGCACGGAAAATATCTTTTGGAGACGGAGGCGGCGAAATACAGAACAACCATCTTTGCGTCCTCATCTCACAAATTTCTCGCTACCATCATGACATCTGGTACCCTTACAGACAAGATTTCCGCCCTCACCTTGGCTTGTCAAGAGTCTCCCGTTCACAACATTCGCGCATTCGATTCTTTGATGAATCTGGCTTCCAAGAAAAGCCGAGCCCAAGCCATTGGAGCTATAGGAGCACTCGTGGATATGCTCGGCCCCGGCACAGTGTTGCCATCAGACCGGCGATTGAGGAATTTCCAAGCTCAGCCTGGGCTGCTGGGCTCCCTCCAACGGGCTTCCGCCAAAACTTGGGCTCCAAGCCAGCCGCTTCCCGGTAAAATTACGCAAGCTCATTTGATCTCTTGGGCGTACGAAGACTGGTTGAAGGATACTTATTTCAAAATGATCCAGCTCTTGGAAGTCTGGTGCTCTGATGAAATCGAATATTCAAGAATGAGAGCCGTCGACTTTGTCTACGCCTTGCTCAAGGATAAGCCGGAACAAGAATCAAATCTTCTCACCCTCTTGGTAAACAAGCTTGGCGATCGCGACCGAAAGATTTCTTCCCGAGCTTCATATCTTCTCTTGCAGCTGCAAAACTCACATCCTGGTATGAAGCCGATTATCGTGCGAACAATAGAACAGGAGATTCTCCTTCGACCTTCGGCGGATCATCGCGCACGTTACTATGCCATCAACACCCTCAACCAAACTATTCTTTCAAACAAAGAGCCGGCAGTAGCTGAGTCTCTTCTTCGTATCTACTTTGGCCTTTTCGCTACAATTCTCAAAACCGGAAAGCTTGGAATACCCACAGAGGATGAACCCAACAAGGCCCAGAAATCTGGCAAAGGCTCATCTGGAAAGAAGGGCAAACAGGCAAAGGCTGCAGCCCCTCCAGTTCCCGATGCCGAGGCGGCTGATAAGCTTGTGTCTGCCCTGTTGACCGGTGTGAACCGTGCCGCACCATTTGTAGGCACTAATGATACGGT TTTGGAACGCCATCTTGATACCCTCTTCAAGATTGCGCACTCTGCCAACTTCAACACCGGCATCCAAGCTTTACTCTTAATTCAACATCTCTCTACGACAAGAAGTCTCGGCAGCGATCGCTTCTATCGGACGCTGTACGAGTCGCTCCTGGATCCACGTCTGATAAGCTCTTCAAAACAGGCACTGTACTTGAACCTGTTACTACGAGCACTGAAGAATGATGTTGATGTGAGAAGAGTCAAGGCTTTTGCAAAGCGAATGCTGCAAGTATCAGGCCTCCATCAGCCCCCCTTTGTCTGCGGTTTGCTCTACGTTATCTCTCATTTAAGGCAAACCTTCCCTGATATTTCAACTTTGGTTGAGGAGCCGGAAGAATCAGTATTTGATGACGAGGCGCCTGAGGATCGACCGACATACGATGGGCGCAAAAGGGATCCTGTACACAGCAACGCTCATAGAAGCTGTCTGTGGGAATTA GTCCCTATTCAACAACATTTCCATCCTGCCGTTGAGAAATTCGCCTCTGCGCTATTGGATAGAAATCAGAAAATGATGAAGCCCGACATGGAGAGTCACACTCTCATCAAATTCCTGGATAAGTTTGTCTACAGAAACGCGAAGGCTTCAGATACACGTGGTGCTTCTATTATGCAGCCTCTTAAGGCTGCCAAGGATATTGGTGATATTTGGCTCGGTGGTGGTCGTACCAGCGCATCTACAACCCAAGTCAACTCTGCTGCATTCTGGAATAAGAAGGCAGATGACGTGGCAGCCGAAGATGTCTTCTTCCATAAATACTTCCAGCACGTTTCCAAAGAGCCCAAGGAATCTACTAAGAAGGCACGCGCGGcaggtgaagaagatggagacgaagatgcggaagaggatgaaattTGGAAGGCACTCGTCAATGCTCAACCCGAcattgatgaagatgcttcTGATGCTGGCTTTGACGATTTGGATGAGCTGGATATGGCATCTGACGACGATTCCTCACCCGCCCTGTCActggatggcgatgaggatgaggacgacgaggatgacatGGGTGTGGAATTCAATGACTTTtcagacgaggaagatgacgatgaagaggatggccTGGTTGCTCCAGATGTGGCCGAGTCAGACGAGGAGAAGGGTGACAAGCGCAAGGCTaggaggaagatgctcaAGGGCCTGCCGACATTTGCGTCCGTGGATGATTATGCAGAGCTTTTggcgggagaagaagaggacttGTAA
- a CDS encoding uncharacterized protein (TransMembrane:1 (i57-76o)), which translates to MFSQQVARGGRRIAQIARSGQQSPLAAIKGVGQRRCYAEAAQATAAPKGRIGRGLGLIVYGVAFGSIGAAATWYSMVQQGFSHFTDAETSTLFVPDTDEIQRIEDTINNHPLVKELRSRPEFKESRPHLKMANGIRNQSLTAGVLQGNGKMVVPPIAFIEDGGKSIVSISYIGDQVCGHPGLVHGGFLATMLDEGMARGCFGALPHNIAVTANLEVNYRKPTPANSFLVLRGTTTKVEGRKAWSVGSIETLPEPGEKPTVLVEAKGLFISPKYAALMPSIV; encoded by the exons ATGTTCAGTCAACAAGTCGCTCGTGGCGGGCGCCGAATCGCTCAAATCGCTCGAAGTGGCCAACAGTCGCCGCTTGCTGCGATTAAGGGGGTTGGTCAGCGACGATGCTatgctgaagctgctcaag CTACGGCAGCTCCCAAGGGACGAATCGGTCGAGGTCTCGGCCTGATCGTATATGGCGTCGCATTTGGCAGCAtcggagcagcagcaacatggTATTCAATGGTGCAACAGGGCTTCTCCCACTTCACAGACGCCGAGACATCGACGCTATTTGTGCCCGACACCGACGAGATCCAGCGCATCGAAGACACAATCAACAACCACCCGCTGGTCAAGGAGCTGAGATCACGGCCCGAGTTCAAGGAGTCACGGCCGCACCTGAAGATGGCGAACGGCATCCGCAACCAGAGCCTTACAGCCGGCGTCCTGCAGGGCAACGGCAAGATGGTCGTGCCGCCGATCGCATTCATCGAGGACGGCGGCAAGTCCATCGTCAGCATCTCCTACATTGGAGACCAGGTATGCGGCCACCCGGGCCTCGTCCACGGCGGATTCCTGGCCACGATGCTTGACGAAGGCATGGCGAGAGGATGCTTTGGCGCACTGCCACACAACATTGCCGTGACGGCCAACCTGGAGGTCAACTATCGCAAGCCTACGCCGGCAAATAGCTTCCTGGTGCTCCGCGGAACGACGACCAAAGTTGAGGGGCGCAAGGCGTGGTCTGTAGGAAGCATCGAGACGCTGCCGGAGCCGGGCGAGAAGCCGACAGTCTTGGTCGAGGCGAAGGGGCTGTTTATCTCGCCCAAGTATGCAGCT CTGATGCCCTCAATTGTATGA
- a CDS encoding uncharacterized protein (BUSCO:EOG092D2MZB), producing the protein MSKYALISLPQSAFDSGDRDEAISSLSATITSDNGTVLPFAIPDFKIGTLDLLVQQADDLAKLDTACQSVVAKVADSLRTVLNNDEDRMASYKMVNDKPTDHYLRNFSWNKMRYRADKPIADLISTLQKELNTVDNDVKSKFNQYNAVKTNLAQLQRRQTGTLATKSLTPIVKPSLLVQDSEYLETHLIAVPTNAKKDFIKSYETLAPMVVPRSSVEIDHDDEFTLFAVVTFKKHSAEFVHKCREQKWTPRQYKYVEGGREEEQRELDRVTNEERKVCGEALRMGRTGWSESVMIWVHVLTLRVFVEAVLRYGLPLDYATALIKTTPKLAPKAKAALDSKYSYLGGNAFGRDKHGRVTKDDAALSSEMAAAGLGTGEGHEYTAFVYYEAEFP; encoded by the exons ATGTCCAAATATGCGTTGATATCGCTGCCCCAGAGTGCGTTCGACTCTGGGGACCGTGATGAAGCTATCTCGTCCTTGAGCGCGACCATCACATCTGACAATGGCACTGTGCTGCCGTTTGCCATCCCCGATTTCAAAATCGGAACTCTAGACCTGCTCGTCCAGCAAGCCGATGACTTGGCCAAGCTCGACACCGCGTGCCAGTCAGTCGTCGCCAAGGTTGCGGATTCATTGCGCACGGTGCTTAACAATGACGAGGACCGGATGGCCTCGTACAAGATGGTCAATGATA AGCCAACCGATCACTACCTACGCAACTTTAGCTGGAATAAGATGAGATACCGAGCCGACAAGCCCATTGCTGATCTCATTAGCACTCTTCAGAAG GAGCTTAACACAGTCGACAACGACGTCAAGTCCAAGTTCAACCAGTACAACGCCGTCAAGACGAATCTTGCGCAGCTCCAAAGGAGACAAAC TGGCACTCTCGCGACAAAGTCTCTCACCCCGATCGTAAAGCCATCGCTGCTCGTTCAGGACTCAGAGTATCTTGAGACTCACCTCATCGCCGTGCCGACGAATGCGAAGAAAGACTTTATCAAGAGCTACGAAACCCTCGCACCCATGGTGGTGCCCCGATCATCCGTAGAAATCGACCATGACGACGAGTTCACGCTATTTGCCGTCGTAACTTTCAAGAAGCACAGCGCCGAGTTTGTCCACAAATGCCGAGAGCAAAAGTGGACACCTCGTCAGTATAAATATGTCGAAGGTGGccgcgaagaagagcagcgagagCTGGATCGTGTGACCAACGAAGAGCGCAAGGTATGCGGCGAAGCGCTGCGCATGGGAAGGACCGGGTGGAGCGAAAGCGTCATGATCTGGGTGCATGTCCTTACGTTGCGCGTCTTTGTTGAGGCCGTGTTGCGGTACGGATTGCCGCTGGACTATGCTACGGCTCTGATCAAG ACGACGCCAAAGCTGGCCCCCAAGGCAAAGGCAGCGCTGGACTCAAAGTACTCATACCTGGGTGGAAATGCATTCGGAAGGGACAAGCACGGCAGGGTCACGAAAGACGACGCCGCCCTTAGCTCAGAGATGGCTGCGGCGGGATTAGGGACTGGCGAAGGACACGAGTACACGGCTTTTGTTTATTATGAGGCTGAATTTCCCTAA